The Bacteroidales bacterium genome has a window encoding:
- a CDS encoding T9SS type A sorting domain-containing protein: protein MNTKKLLSLFLLVILALTKLIADDVLKIYHMQSSTESSNPYNRVIFQNKMFFTASGKLWQIDSTNTLKMIDGSFEDRYSFRDGYSFFVLNNELYYFSDENNLWHYNGQDAPAVLYNDVRTPYVRTYYKVVNNKLYYYSTAYNDTTGLYEFDGTNHPKKIASGFGSYEDIISYNNSIYFAFNDLQHGNEVWCYGNNQSRILSDLNSGPGSSYPENFSVYLGRLFFNAKDSSNTSFLWEYNGNGTPAKFAQSGSGVTICNNILYFTAQDSIHGISLWSYDGSNPPMIVNGTENTSPTGLFEFNEKLYFAKNSTIFEYDGVNPIKVFLGPFKYHISQQVINGCLYIWYQTEISDSNTRLDLYKYDGVNPAVNLTSSKIVDFYSSNIIIKLKNQIFVVLKDHVFIDEGDSLRIISDFPTSFTEMGIFGNRYYFTCDNPLYGRELWYFDGTKAPVLVKDFNNKMVVSGSHSLKVANDKLFFKDNANQNIQFNGRRFSVLPKEFNPVTVYNMLAYKDNYYYNRETGRFSSSLFKSDGLTEYKISNSSTCDLLVFHDTIYYGSHDNSGNSRYMLMKYDGVSAPVDVADMGDHRICYMKIVNDKIRLFAFDHDSLSVGSYDGNALIWQYKNMPIPYNSTFIGIQFNDKTVFSYDYDLWIYDETQKPVKLGDINAKNFTIYKDHLYFSQLNDSQQLWVYDGTNPPSVVSGMEPGVKPKYPSQLTVANNKLFFSAYAENNVNVLWVYDGVQKPTMVKDAKGDTLPGPNDLTQYRDNLYFTAITEQEGRQLYTICPNASVIHETGCDSLIIDDIVYKDNKWICDTTAADSIVWFDLSIAKPTYSHINNTSCNEYISPGGKNKWITSGVYSDTIPNAAGCDSIITVNLTVNHTSESSFTVQSCDFYISPGGKNWTTTGIYKDTIPSSCGCDSIITVNLQIDRVDTAVIRDGSVLASTDLNAAHQWIDAENNTFIEGETFLTYTPDQTGIYAVIVTQGTCVDTSSAYTVFVTGNENVDFGDIQLYPNPSNGKVTIELGKVYDEATVTIMNSTGMVVQKLQIRNSQKGEIVLNEPGMYLVKIRTGNGETIQRVIKQ from the coding sequence ATGAACACCAAAAAGCTACTCTCACTCTTTTTACTTGTGATTCTTGCTCTAACGAAACTGATCGCTGATGATGTATTAAAGATATATCACATGCAAAGCAGCACTGAAAGCTCTAACCCTTATAACAGGGTAATCTTTCAAAACAAAATGTTTTTTACAGCATCGGGTAAACTGTGGCAAATTGATAGTACAAACACCCTTAAAATGATTGATGGTTCATTTGAAGACCGCTATTCATTTAGAGACGGCTATTCGTTTTTTGTTCTGAATAATGAATTGTACTATTTCTCCGATGAAAATAATTTATGGCACTATAACGGCCAGGATGCTCCTGCTGTATTATACAATGATGTCCGTACCCCTTATGTGCGTACTTATTATAAAGTAGTAAATAATAAATTATATTACTATAGCACTGCATATAATGACACGACCGGATTGTATGAATTTGATGGGACAAACCATCCGAAAAAAATAGCCAGCGGATTTGGAAGTTATGAGGATATAATAAGCTATAATAACAGCATTTATTTTGCTTTCAACGATTTACAGCATGGAAATGAAGTATGGTGTTATGGCAATAATCAATCCCGGATATTATCTGATCTCAATTCCGGACCTGGTTCTTCTTACCCCGAAAATTTCAGCGTATATCTCGGCAGATTGTTCTTTAACGCAAAAGACAGCAGCAATACTTCATTTTTATGGGAATACAATGGCAATGGAACTCCCGCAAAATTTGCTCAATCCGGTTCAGGAGTGACAATATGTAATAACATTCTTTATTTTACTGCACAGGATAGCATCCATGGAATTTCGTTGTGGTCTTATGACGGTTCAAATCCTCCAATGATTGTAAACGGAACAGAAAATACTTCACCAACGGGTTTATTTGAATTTAATGAGAAACTCTATTTCGCAAAAAATTCAACAATCTTTGAATATGATGGGGTCAACCCCATAAAAGTCTTTTTAGGTCCATTTAAATATCATATATCACAACAGGTTATTAACGGATGCTTATACATTTGGTATCAAACCGAAATCAGCGATAGCAATACACGTTTGGATCTTTATAAATATGACGGGGTGAATCCGGCAGTCAATTTAACTTCGTCTAAAATTGTTGATTTTTATTCCAGCAATATAATCATAAAGCTTAAAAATCAAATTTTTGTTGTTTTGAAGGATCATGTTTTTATTGACGAGGGAGATAGCTTGCGGATAATATCCGATTTTCCCACAAGTTTTACTGAGATGGGAATATTCGGCAACAGGTATTATTTCACGTGCGACAATCCCCTTTATGGTCGAGAATTGTGGTATTTTGACGGAACTAAGGCGCCGGTTCTTGTAAAGGACTTTAACAATAAAATGGTTGTATCAGGTAGTCATTCACTCAAAGTGGCCAATGATAAACTCTTTTTTAAAGATAACGCCAACCAAAATATACAATTTAATGGCCGGCGATTTTCAGTTTTACCAAAGGAATTTAATCCGGTGACAGTATACAACATGCTGGCTTATAAAGATAATTATTATTATAATCGGGAGACAGGCAGATTTTCATCATCTCTTTTTAAATCAGACGGATTGACTGAATATAAAATATCAAATTCATCCACCTGCGATTTGTTAGTTTTTCATGATACCATTTATTATGGTTCACATGATAATTCCGGTAATTCACGCTATATGCTTATGAAGTATGATGGGGTTAGTGCTCCGGTTGATGTGGCCGATATGGGCGATCATAGAATTTGTTATATGAAAATTGTAAATGACAAAATCCGGTTATTTGCTTTTGATCATGATTCACTTTCTGTTGGATCATATGATGGAAATGCTTTAATATGGCAATATAAAAACATGCCGATTCCTTACAATTCAACTTTTATAGGAATTCAGTTTAATGATAAAACCGTGTTTTCATATGATTATGATCTTTGGATATATGATGAAACTCAAAAGCCTGTTAAACTGGGTGATATTAATGCAAAGAATTTTACAATTTATAAAGACCATCTATATTTTTCACAACTGAATGACAGTCAACAACTATGGGTCTATGATGGCACTAACCCTCCTTCTGTGGTTTCCGGTATGGAACCCGGAGTAAAACCAAAATATCCATCCCAACTTACTGTAGCTAACAACAAATTGTTTTTTTCCGCATATGCTGAAAACAATGTAAATGTTTTATGGGTATATGACGGGGTGCAGAAACCAACGATGGTTAAGGATGCAAAAGGGGATACTCTTCCTGGTCCCAATGATCTGACACAATATAGAGACAATTTGTACTTCACGGCAATTACGGAGCAGGAAGGGCGCCAGTTATACACAATATGCCCCAACGCTTCCGTCATTCATGAGACAGGCTGTGATAGTTTAATTATTGACGACATAGTCTATAAAGACAACAAATGGATTTGTGATACCACTGCTGCTGACAGCATAGTATGGTTTGATTTATCGATTGCAAAACCGACATACAGCCATATCAATAATACATCATGTAATGAATATATTTCACCAGGCGGTAAAAATAAATGGATAACCAGCGGGGTATATTCCGATACTATTCCTAATGCAGCGGGGTGTGACAGTATCATTACAGTAAACTTAACTGTAAATCATACTTCAGAAAGCAGTTTCACGGTTCAATCCTGTGATTTTTATATATCACCCGGCGGTAAAAATTGGACCACTACCGGAATTTATAAAGATACGATTCCTTCATCCTGTGGCTGCGACAGCATTATAACCGTCAATCTGCAAATCGATCGTGTGGATACAGCTGTAATTCGCGACGGATCTGTACTGGCTTCAACTGATCTCAACGCTGCGCATCAATGGATTGATGCGGAAAACAATACATTCATCGAAGGTGAAACTTTCTTAACCTATACACCTGATCAAACTGGCATATACGCCGTGATTGTAACCCAGGGAACTTGTGTGGATACTTCTTCGGCTTATACGGTATTTGTAACCGGAAATGAGAATGTTGACTTTGGAGATATTCAGCTGTATCCGA